The Juglans regia cultivar Chandler chromosome 11, Walnut 2.0, whole genome shotgun sequence genome contains the following window.
gagtataggtcatgtggtttgggtctttcattggggcgttacaaatggtatcagagcctatcctaACCAGAAATgcgggacttgagccatgctaCCAACAATGAACAGGcctgacgaggacgtcgggaatttaagggagtagattatgataccccatatgatatggataaaggttggtggtgtatgagatcccatatgatatggataagggttggtggtgtatgagatcccacattgcttgggaaagagaagtttttgctctttataaggttctaatagggctctaattatattattgactagtctttttggagtataggctatgtAGTTTGgatcttccattggggcgttacaataaaTATCgtgtaaatatttaaaaaaaataaaatttattattaaaaaattaatttatttttatatagatctcgtatttattcactttttttaaaatgattatacgataCTTATATACTTACAGTTACTTTCTCTTGTAAAAAACACGAAATATTTCACAATACCTAATTGGTTTCTACCGATAATATTCGGGGGGAGTCGTACAAGCTTGGTTATCTTTATTACATGGAATATGGGATGCCTTGGTTTTGATTATTGATCATTCTCAcacgttatatttttttttttattaaatatatgatatacagatgatgaataaaatagttcaataaatttaaaaataaaaaaataattttttttttaaaatatgatatataatacgtggaaataataaatataatgtaaaagaATGATGGGTAATAAAATTCTTTGATTCAATTTGCTCCGGCTCATCCAAGGGCCattgttaaaaaatgttttttatgaattataatttttttaaaaagaaatatttcaaaaatttaaaaataaatttaccctaaacttttatgaaaataaaaattctacttatcaatCATTAGATCCCACATCTATAAGatgtgaaatgaaaattttggaaaagcgCTCAGGTAGCAGTACTGCCCTGTTAAAAAAAACCTAACCTAAGATGCAAATATTTACAACCAGAAAAACAATTAATACGAGAAAAGGCTGCCAAAAGCAAACGAAATGGAAATAAAAGCTAGGTCCCCCTTCCCTCTGACGATTTCTTTTATGGTACTGTCACGGCCACGCCTGTCTCCCTTTCCCCGcaattctctccctctccctctccctcttatGCTTGATCCCTATCTCCCCTCACCAATGCATaccaataaattttgaaaaaaaaaaactatctttCTAAAGCTAAAATAGTAAAAACTCAACtgttaaaatacaaaattgcaAACGAATTAGTCGGGGAAATTGAATACGCAAAAAAGAGCATAGACAGACAGGGATCACACCTGATGACCATAGTCACCACCACCTTTCCCATTCTCACGCTCCatcggcgagagagagagagctgaattGGTTTGTCACTCTTAAGACGGTTTCCCGCCAGCTGACATGAAAATGACAGACGTAACGATAGGTACAGTGGGGTTAGGGCAGGGCGTCAAAAGAGGGAAGCcgtagtagctagctagctaacccGATTGAGAGAAGGAGGCCGGAGCTGGGCCTACCTGGCTATTAGGTTGTGGCCGGGATGGGGTCAGATCACAGCTCCAGAGAGGGAATCTCACGACACTGCGACTCATCGTCTAGTACTGATCTGTACGTGTGGACGTAATGCAacccatgatatatatatatatatatgatcagtataattaatatttcaagtGTGTTGGATTAGTACTACCACCTTAATATCACAACGTCGTACACCATAAAATACCTCTAGGAAACATCGAAAAGAGTTTGAAAATATAAGCTAAGACTCAAACGTGTACTGCGTtgaagtattattttatttgatctttGCTTTTAATAAAGATATAGAATGGGTTGATCAGTTCTATCCAGGTGAACTTGATCAATTCTGGCCTccctttgtatatataaatttgcaGTCAGGTTTGAACTCAACACTTTGTGGCTCTTGTATACAAGTTATATATGTGTTTAATTCGACCgatataatttacaaataggTCGAATGCGATCGATCCATTTATATCGGAACATGAAGTCAAAGTAGCTGTAAATTGAGCCATGTTGGATGGATGGACTATGGAGACATGGAGTTGAGTCAGTTGACGACGGCAGAGACTACTTAATGTCGGAGATGGAGGGCACGCGCCTACGTAGTCAGCTATATCCCAGAAGTGCCGACAACATGATTTCTCCGATGTAAAATCCGTGTCCTTCGTTTGTAGTTCTCGTATGCATGACTTACTGCGGCTGCAGTGCAGGACGTTGAAGCAGCTGTCTCTCATCATTTTTGTCATCAATTGCACCTCCTACCACGTGAcctgtagatttctaattaaCTGGCGGCAAACCTAGTGAAATTCGTCCACCAAATCCATCCATTTGATTGtcgaaaaatatattaaattcgaAAGCTCGTACTATTTGTAGATATAAATTAATACCGATCCTGATGTAGCTAGGCTAATTAATTACTGTCTAGTACTggacttaattttcttttttttcgagaagttgatatatatatacacacgagcGAGAAGATCATCGATATATGGATTCTTGGCCAAAACtagaaatgatatgataatTGGCATGGAAGAGGATAAGCTTGAACATATATTCCGAAAGATCGATCATTCACCAATCCAATTGATTAAGGGCTGAGGTTTTCAGTGGACGTTGTTTTCGTGTCACATCATGATCTTCTCTACGTACCATTGTTCATATATGCTACTTGGGTTGATACGATTGAGCGATTGAGCGCAGCTTTCTGTTGGTCCATATATAGTGGAAATTCACGATCGGCTCGATCCAACAGTTGGGAGATGCAGCGGTAGATTAAGGTGTCGGTTTGTAACCATGCTTTGTCCTATGTGTGGTATGGTATAGGAATTGGAGAACATTTGTGACTGTTTGATCATGTTCTTGGACACGAAACAAATGATTGGGCCTAAAAAGTGCTCTGATGAATTCGCGCGTGTTTATTCTCGATCATATATAACTTTGCGATAagtgagctagctagctttttgcAGGaacttttgtgtgtgtgtgtgtgcgcgcgcgcgcctgttttttcaaatatatatttgagatttaacatttacatgatcatataaTATTAACATGTACGtgtggattttaaaaaaatgatctgTCAAGAAAAATTGTGCCTGAAAATACACCTTGAGTCATTTATTAATTTGTCTCTTTCATTTGTTGTCTGCTGTTACTGAGAAGTAAGATTCTCACCGCGCGCGAGTGAAAATGGAATTTTCCAGctcaaaagaggaaaaagaagtaCTAGACAACAGTGATTGCGTAACCTGCAAAACGCCAAAAGAGCAATTTCATGCAATGCCAAAGATCATTATAAAcctaaaaattaaaaccccCCTCCCACtaccacaaaaataaaacaaaaacaaaagcaaaaacaaaaaagaaaactacgTACGCAGAAGCAGAAGTTTAACTTATAACCAGCAGGCATAAACTGTAAACCCAATTTTTTAACATAAGAAGTAGAAGAGAAGGATGGAGAAGGGTAAAAATAGAGCTTAATAAATATGGATTTTCACAAATGAAAAGTATTAGAAGCCTTTCTGCGAGTAAAGACACCTCTTCCCTGCAGGAAATTGATGGCCACACTCTCGTCCCCCTCttatctcctcctcctccaagcTTAGAAGCTttgacaaataaattaattgtttttaatttgacAAGTCTTAATATCGAGAAAGCCGATTGTTTTTTTGGTGATATTTGTTGATAGTTATTGCTGATCGATTTTCTCAGTGACCGGGAAAGTATAGATCTTCCCCCACCACCATCAGGAAGAGAGAGACGAAAAGGAGATAATGGAATTCGACGAGCacgaagaacaagaagaagataTGATGGAGATTCCAACTCCACCGCCCGGGTACGAATCGGTCAGTAACTCAGCAAGGCCAAAAATGGGGTCCAGCGTCGGAGAGGAGATCAGGACCGGGGGTGGGAACACGACTATCAGGTACAGAGAATGCTTGAAGAACCACGCCGTGAGCATAGGCGGGCATGCCGTAGATGGTTGCGGCGAGTTCCTGGCCGCTGGCGACGAAGGAACCCTCGACGCCCTCAAATGCGCCGCCTGTAATTGCCACCGCAATTTCCATCGTAAGGAGACGAACGGGTCATCAGAAGCTGTGTTGTACCACCACCATCACCAAATCTCCCCCTACTATCGGACGTCGGCACCTCCACCTCCACAGACGGGGTACCACCTCCGCTTAACTACGCCTTCTCAGCATCACAGGCACCCGTTGGCGTTGCCGGCAGCTTCTGGTGGTGGTGGGGGTGCTCACAGCAGGGAAGGAGAGGACATGTCAAACCCTAGTAGCAGTGGCGGTGGCGGTGGGAGTTCTGGGTCGAAGAAGAGGTTTAGGACCAAGTTTACCCAAGAGCAGAGGGAGAAGATGCTCGCGTTTGCGGAGAGCCTGGGGTGGAGGATTCAGAAGCACGATGAGGCTGCGGTTGAGCAGTTTTGCGCCGACACCGGCGTGAGACGGAATGTCCTAAAGGTATGGATGCACAACAATAAGCACACTCtgggaaagaaaccctaattttcAAGAATATTGGTTCCGCGTTCATGAGAGAGTGGAATTGAAAATGGTACTGTAAATTCACTCGAGATCTAAATAGCTAGGGTTCTTTCTGATCATTATTAATTCCCGTTTTCGTTTTGAgtttttagtttatatatacacatagtgttttgttttttcctagTTTAATTTTCTTGTTCCGATCAGCATAGGAGATGGTTGATGATTTATTGTGTTTTGGGTACACATATTGCTGCTCAGGATGAGCCATTTTGTTCAAACTAGGTTAAATTCTAACTTGATCTCTAATGCGCGCATGGAGTTGGCGTAGTGGAGATCCAGAATATTTCGCGCAGCACCATGTAGAGTCAGTTGCCTCTTAATCTACAGTGATCTAACATGCGATCGAGAAGATTAATATAGAATTGCAGTACTCACGAATTGTATTTTTGTACCGTTTGATCATAATAGATCGTTATCATCATTATCGTGAATGTGATCGTGAATCAAGAGAATTCCAAAAACCGAATCAAAACGTGGGTTGCATGCAATGCAAAGCTGCAATTTTTGTGTGTCCCTATTCACATCTGTCGTCTTCTCCTCCTTTCTCTCCACTTCACCGCTTCAGCTTTTacttttactctctctctctctctctctctctatgacaTTAATTACCCTCAACCTCCATTTGCGTTCTGGAGGCTTGGAGTTCGAAATCACGGATTAAGTCGGGAGGGAGACAGATGTACCCAGCAGAGGGGTAAGGTGGATAAGAAATACCAGTAGTGTGTAAACTGGACTACTGGGCCACGGACATATATGGGGATACACCAttcctttcttttatatttcttcAGTGTTAGGTTGTAACAGTACCTCGTCCTCAATTAATTGCTaattttcctctttctctctctctcatatatatatatatagataaattcatTTGTATATGTAAGTGTTACATCACACATTTCCgtttaattaatatgtgattaattatttttctcttttattttaatatttaaatatttactgtatatttaaataaaaaaataaaaataacaaattacatatttattaagtgAAGATGTGTTGTAAGGATTCTAATTTATAGTATGTCTTATATATGTATGGTCTCGATCGCCACTTTGTTTCGAACCCCATATCTATGTGTGCGCgcctaaaatactaaattaactAGCTGTTTGGAATAAAAACCCGCTGCATGCATGCCCATTAATATTGTTGATCAGAAgctaattttcttctaattaactACGTACGTAGTACGTGACTGATCCCCAGCCGGCCCCCACATGATCTAAAGATTAAGGTGTCGTTTAGATTcgaaaataagttgagatagattgtgaatagtaataagataaattataaataataataagatttatgaattaaaattattaaataataataaataataatgagatgaattgagataagttaagatgaattaaaatgtaCTGTAAATACAAATGATGCCATAATTTGTGCCAAGCCCCACTTGGCTTAAGTTGTTATGCATGGAAGGTGATCAAGGGACGTTGGTACGTATTCTCCCCGAATACATTTTGGGCTgagtactaatatatatatatatatataaaatagacgcacaaccatattatatataatatagatgcATTATATCtgtaaaataatgataatttcaTAACTTACTTTATAAaagtatcatttctttaaaaatattaatgttgtaTAAAGGGTTTTGAAAATAGttatatctttattattttctgcGACAGCCATTCTCAATAGGTACCAAACAATCAACAATATCAATCCCCATCAGCCAGTCCAAGAAGGGTGGGGGTATGCCCGCATCGCAAACACTACTTATATTCCAAATTTCATTTGGACCTCCATGACcagtatttatatatacatatacacatatatatatatatatatatatatatttaggaatTAAGAAATCattgctaattaattttcttcaacAGTACTAATTGCCTTACCTAGCTAGCTTGACCTACCcctccataaaaaatattaataaaaagagatCAGAGGAATGGGGTTTGGGGGCTGTCAAATTAATC
Protein-coding sequences here:
- the LOC108982030 gene encoding zinc-finger homeodomain protein 2, producing the protein MEFDEHEEQEEDMMEIPTPPPGYESVSNSARPKMGSSVGEEIRTGGGNTTIRYRECLKNHAVSIGGHAVDGCGEFLAAGDEGTLDALKCAACNCHRNFHRKETNGSSEAVLYHHHHQISPYYRTSAPPPPQTGYHLRLTTPSQHHRHPLALPAASGGGGGAHSREGEDMSNPSSSGGGGGSSGSKKRFRTKFTQEQREKMLAFAESLGWRIQKHDEAAVEQFCADTGVRRNVLKVWMHNNKHTLGKKP